A genome region from Akkermansiaceae bacterium includes the following:
- a CDS encoding helix-turn-helix transcriptional regulator, which yields MGGTLYPVKNSDGSLHEVTVVHHDVTDLKAAEELIRRLLRSDPSCPSQENLAHQALTHIQGYKPVRALPDFSDPKPLINLGLTRKEAEVLLWVAQGKSNSEAAIILNITVSTVKKHMEHVFEKLSVEKRGAASLIAIEAITDQTTP from the coding sequence ATAGGCGGTACACTTTACCCGGTAAAAAACTCGGACGGATCACTCCATGAAGTCACCGTCGTCCACCATGATGTGACGGATCTCAAAGCAGCTGAGGAGCTCATACGCAGACTTCTCCGCTCAGACCCATCCTGCCCATCGCAGGAAAACCTCGCCCATCAGGCACTCACTCACATACAAGGCTACAAACCGGTCCGCGCCCTGCCGGACTTTTCCGATCCAAAGCCATTGATCAATCTCGGACTCACCCGCAAGGAAGCCGAAGTCCTGCTGTGGGTCGCTCAGGGAAAATCAAATTCCGAAGCCGCCATCATTCTTAACATCACTGTAAGCACGGTAAAAAAACACATGGAGCATGTCTTCGAAAAACTCAGCGTCGAAAAGCGAGGCGCAGCCAGCCTCATCGCCATAGAAGCAATTACCGACCAAACTACGCCCTAA
- a CDS encoding phosphotransferase yields MSTEAILSTARQYLEVDPTTPITMIPIKRGASGRTIVRVKTPVHDDFIGIHWTDEREDNEQFVPIAEFLINARFNVPEILYDRSQHNVALVEDLGDVDLLSLKDRPFKERLPFYRSALEQVDRLFYAKVPADLELMPPFDADLYRWEQRYFFDHFIEDFLGESPVALEKNEAFTEMAAKLGASHKHLVHRDFQSQNLLIKDGKLYMIDFQGLRRGRQEYDLASLIFDPYMDHSGDEREQLLDLWEDISDERPETSLFHKCAAQRLMQALGAFGNILTNKGDDWYRQHIPVAVKSLRFVIRNSSIEPILTPILNKHFP; encoded by the coding sequence ATGTCCACCGAAGCCATCCTATCCACCGCAAGGCAATACCTGGAGGTCGATCCCACCACGCCTATCACCATGATCCCGATCAAGCGGGGGGCATCCGGGCGCACCATCGTGAGGGTGAAAACACCCGTGCACGACGATTTCATCGGCATCCACTGGACCGACGAGCGGGAGGACAATGAGCAGTTCGTCCCGATCGCGGAGTTCCTCATAAATGCGCGCTTCAATGTGCCGGAAATCCTTTACGACCGCTCCCAGCACAACGTCGCGCTCGTCGAGGATTTGGGGGATGTGGACCTGCTTTCCTTGAAGGACAGGCCGTTCAAGGAGCGCCTCCCCTTCTACCGCTCCGCTCTGGAGCAGGTGGATCGGCTTTTCTACGCGAAGGTGCCTGCCGACCTGGAACTCATGCCGCCCTTCGATGCGGATCTCTACCGCTGGGAGCAACGGTATTTCTTCGACCACTTCATCGAGGATTTCCTTGGAGAAAGTCCGGTCGCGCTGGAGAAAAACGAGGCCTTCACCGAGATGGCCGCCAAGCTGGGCGCATCCCACAAGCACCTCGTCCATCGTGATTTCCAATCCCAGAACCTCCTCATCAAGGACGGCAAGCTTTACATGATCGACTTCCAAGGGCTACGCCGGGGACGCCAGGAATACGACCTCGCCTCGCTCATTTTCGATCCCTACATGGACCACTCCGGGGACGAGCGCGAACAACTCCTGGATCTCTGGGAGGACATTTCCGACGAGCGCCCGGAGACATCCCTGTTCCACAAATGCGCAGCGCAGCGCCTGATGCAGGCCTTGGGGGCGTTTGGCAACATCCTCACGAACAAGGGCGATGACTGGTACCGCCAGCACATCCCCGTTGCTGTGAAGTCCCTGCGATTTGTCATCAGGAATAGCTCCATCGAGCCTATCCTCACCCCCATTCTCAACAAGCATTTCCCGTAG
- a CDS encoding aminotransferase class I/II-fold pyridoxal phosphate-dependent enzyme encodes MDYSAKIARHVASIPRSGIRDFFDLVIGRDDVISLGVGEPDFVTPWHIREAAIYSLEKGQTTYTANLGLLSLRKSISKYVGGFFDVDYDPAKEVLVTVGVSEAIDIALRALLNPGDEVIYHEPCYVSYSPSIVMAHGVAVSVETTKEDGFSLKPGALEKAITPRSRVLMLNFPTNPTGAVASNEDLEGIAKLAVKHDLIVLADEIYSELRYDGIRHVSIASLPGMKERTILMHGFSKAFAMTGFRLGYACAPQPIIEAMMKIHQYSMLCAPIMSQNAAIEALENGTPAMEKMKDSYHQRRDFLVKRLNEIGLGCHTPGGAFYVFPDIRSTGLSSRDFAMRLLEQESVAAVPGGAFGPSGEGFLRCCYATGMEDLRTAMDRMGRFVSKL; translated from the coding sequence ATGGATTATTCAGCGAAAATAGCGCGCCACGTGGCCTCGATCCCGAGATCCGGGATCCGGGATTTCTTCGATCTCGTCATCGGTCGCGACGACGTGATCTCCCTGGGCGTGGGCGAGCCGGACTTCGTCACCCCCTGGCACATCCGGGAGGCTGCGATCTATTCGCTCGAAAAAGGCCAGACCACCTACACCGCCAACCTCGGCCTCCTGAGCCTGCGGAAATCCATTTCCAAATACGTCGGCGGATTCTTCGATGTGGACTACGACCCCGCGAAGGAAGTGCTCGTGACGGTCGGTGTCTCGGAAGCCATCGACATCGCACTCCGCGCACTGCTGAACCCCGGCGACGAGGTGATCTACCACGAGCCCTGCTACGTTTCCTACTCGCCGAGCATCGTCATGGCCCACGGGGTCGCAGTTTCCGTGGAGACGACCAAGGAGGATGGCTTTTCCCTGAAGCCCGGTGCGCTCGAAAAAGCGATTACGCCGAGGAGCCGGGTGCTGATGCTGAATTTCCCGACCAACCCGACCGGAGCCGTGGCCTCCAACGAGGATCTGGAGGGGATTGCGAAACTGGCCGTGAAGCACGATCTCATCGTCCTGGCGGATGAGATCTATTCGGAGCTACGCTACGACGGGATCAGGCACGTTTCCATCGCCTCGCTTCCGGGGATGAAGGAACGCACCATCCTCATGCATGGCTTTTCGAAAGCCTTCGCGATGACAGGCTTTCGACTCGGCTATGCCTGCGCACCACAGCCCATCATCGAGGCGATGATGAAAATTCACCAATACTCCATGCTCTGCGCCCCGATCATGAGCCAGAACGCGGCCATCGAGGCGCTGGAAAACGGAACCCCTGCCATGGAGAAAATGAAGGACAGCTACCACCAGAGACGAGATTTCCTGGTGAAGCGACTCAACGAGATCGGCCTCGGATGCCACACCCCCGGCGGCGCGTTCTACGTGTTCCCGGACATCCGCAGCACTGGCCTGTCCTCAAGGGATTTCGCCATGCGCCTGCTCGAACAGGAAAGCGTCGCCGCCGTCCCCGGCGGAGCCTTCGGGCCAAGCGGCGAGGGCTTCCTCCGCTGCTGCTATGCGACCGGCATGGAGGATCTCCGCACGGCGATGGACCGCATGGGGCGCTTCGTCTCGAAACTTTGA
- a CDS encoding CAAX prenyl protease-related protein encodes MDSDLENPDKLTKAHVVPFGVFMVFLILLQLADVFFGMEHPKAPWWQQDVAQWIYPIQTVVVLGLLAYFWKFFTFDWSLKWSLAGVAFGAVGIGFWLLPTTLYDHWRLSGETEGWMKWLGIAKRDDGFDPGIFENPAAYWVSLAMRFLRAAVVVALVEEIFWRGFVMRFCMDWEGDYWKQPFGRAHWKSYAIVTGLFMLAHAPVDWAGAFVYGSLTYLLCVWSKSLGACVVMHFVANFLMGIYAMAYGKYGLW; translated from the coding sequence TTGGATTCCGATCTGGAGAACCCGGACAAGCTGACGAAGGCGCATGTGGTGCCTTTCGGGGTGTTCATGGTGTTCCTGATCCTGCTGCAGCTTGCGGATGTGTTTTTCGGAATGGAACACCCGAAAGCGCCTTGGTGGCAGCAGGATGTGGCGCAGTGGATCTACCCGATCCAGACGGTCGTGGTGCTGGGCTTGCTCGCGTATTTCTGGAAGTTCTTCACGTTCGACTGGAGCCTGAAATGGTCTCTCGCCGGCGTGGCCTTCGGTGCCGTTGGCATCGGTTTCTGGCTGCTGCCGACCACGCTCTACGATCACTGGCGGCTCTCCGGCGAGACCGAGGGTTGGATGAAATGGCTCGGCATCGCCAAGCGCGACGACGGTTTCGATCCCGGGATTTTCGAGAACCCCGCAGCCTACTGGGTCTCGCTGGCCATGCGCTTCCTGCGGGCGGCGGTGGTGGTCGCGCTGGTGGAGGAGATTTTCTGGCGCGGCTTCGTCATGCGCTTCTGCATGGATTGGGAAGGGGACTACTGGAAGCAGCCCTTCGGCCGTGCGCACTGGAAAAGCTACGCCATCGTCACAGGACTTTTCATGCTGGCACATGCGCCCGTCGATTGGGCGGGGGCATTCGTCTATGGCTCGCTCACCTACCTGCTCTGCGTCTGGAGCAAGAGCCTCGGCGCATGTGTGGTCATGCATTTTGTCGCGAATTTCCTGATGGGCATCTACGCCATGGCCTACGGGAAATACGGCTTGTGGTGA
- a CDS encoding ABC transporter ATP-binding protein, translating into MTEATPAVEIRNLVKDFKTSFKRQPLRAVDDVSIRIMPGEVYGLIGPNGSGKSTTMKALLGLVAPTSGDCSIFGKDSLKVDSRNEVGFLPENPYFYKHLSGEETLKFYGKLCGIKGAKLGDRVKELLELVDLAGASHRRIGGYSKGMLQRIGLAQALIQEPRLVILDEPTAGVDPVGSREIRDLIFKLREQGITVFLCSHLLEQVQEVCDHVGIIFRGKMVKEGRLDDLIAIEDQTEMVMKNASPELVARIGALIAEDGAAELVRSGKPRTTLERLFLRETRKREDSN; encoded by the coding sequence ATGACCGAAGCCACGCCAGCCGTAGAGATCCGCAATTTGGTGAAGGATTTCAAAACCTCATTCAAGCGCCAGCCGCTGCGGGCGGTGGACGATGTCTCGATCCGCATCATGCCCGGCGAGGTCTATGGTCTCATCGGCCCGAATGGTTCGGGGAAATCCACGACGATGAAGGCCTTGCTCGGGCTGGTCGCGCCGACTTCCGGGGATTGCTCGATTTTCGGAAAAGACTCGCTCAAGGTGGACTCGCGCAACGAGGTTGGATTCCTGCCGGAAAACCCCTATTTCTACAAGCACCTGAGCGGCGAGGAGACTCTGAAATTCTATGGCAAGCTCTGCGGCATCAAGGGCGCAAAGCTCGGCGACCGGGTGAAGGAACTCCTTGAACTCGTCGATCTGGCCGGTGCCAGCCACCGCCGGATCGGCGGCTACTCGAAGGGCATGCTGCAGCGCATCGGCCTGGCGCAGGCGCTGATCCAGGAGCCGAGGCTGGTGATCCTCGATGAGCCGACGGCGGGGGTCGATCCGGTGGGTTCCAGGGAAATCCGCGACCTAATCTTCAAGCTCCGCGAGCAGGGCATCACGGTATTCCTTTGCTCCCACCTCCTTGAGCAGGTGCAGGAAGTCTGCGACCATGTCGGAATCATTTTCCGTGGCAAGATGGTGAAAGAGGGCAGGCTGGACGATCTCATCGCCATCGAGGACCAGACGGAAATGGTGATGAAAAACGCCAGCCCGGAGCTTGTCGCCAGGATAGGCGCGCTTATCGCCGAAGACGGCGCCGCGGAACTGGTGCGCAGCGGCAAGCCGAGGACGACGCTGGAGCGGCTGTTCCTGCGCGAGACCCGCAAGCGGGAGGACTCCAACTGA